One Bacillota bacterium genomic window, GGGCGCCCTGACCTTCGCGGCTCTCCACGCGGATGGTGCCGCCGTGCTCCTGGACGATCCAGCGGGCGATGGAGAGCCCCAGGCCGGTGCCGTCCCGCGCGCGCCCGTTCTCGGCCCGCCCGCGGTAGAAGCGCTCGAAGATCCGCTCCTGCTCCTCCGGCGGGATACCCGGTCCCTGGTCGCGCACGGCCAGCTCCAGCCACTCCTCCTCGCGGCGCGCCTCCAGGCGGACCGTCCCGCCGGGCGGGCTGTGGCGGACCGCATTGTCCAGCAGGATCATGAAGAGCTCCTTGAAGTAGTCCGGCTGGCAGCGGATGCGCACGCCCTCCAGGCTCTCCAGGCCCTCGCCCACGATCTGCACCCCCGGCCGGAAGACGCGCGCCTGGCGGAGGGCCGAACGCAGGATGGTGACCGGCTCTGCCGGTTCCAGGCGCAGGTGCTGGCCGGCGTCGGCGCGGGCCAGGAGAAGCAGGTCGGAGACCAGTCGCGACATCCGCTCCGACTCGTCGCCGATGTCCTGGAGGGCGGCCTCCTCGTCGCCGGTCAGGCCGCCGGCGCGACGCAGGTACTCCACGTTCCCGCGCACCACCGTCAGCGGCGTGCGCAGCTCGTGGGAGACGTCCGCCAGGAAGCGCCGCTGCGCCTCGTAGCTCTGCCGCAGCGCGTCGTGGGCCGACTGGAGCCCCTCCAACATCTGGTTGAAGGTCCCCACCAGCGTGCCGATCTCGTCCTGCGGACCCTCGTAGGCCACCCGCCGGGAGAAGTCCCGCGAGCGCCCGATGGCCCGGGCGGCCTGGGTGATGCGGTCGATGGGCGAGAGGGCCAGGCTGGCCAGGAGCCAGCCGACCGCGCCCGCGGCCAGCACGGTCAGGAGCGAGCCCGCCACCAGCAGGAAGCGGAGCCGCTCCAGCGTCTCCGCCAGGCCGAGCAGCGGCTGCGCCACCTCCAGCACACCCACCACCTTGCCGTCTCCCAGCACGATGGGCACCTGGTAGGTGCGCAGCGCGCCCCGTCCGTCCCCGTAGGTGGCGAAAACCGGCCTCTGGGGCGGCTCCTGCCCGCCGTCCAGCGGCTGGAAGGGAAGCGTCTGGCCGCCGAGATTGGCGGAGCGGGCGCGCACCTCGCCGTTCAGGTCGTAGACCTGGACCATGAGCCCGGCGGTGGCAAAGGTGTTAAGCGGCGGGATCTGCACCACCATCTGGTGGAAGGGCTCGAGGATCTGGATCTGGGTGGAGCGCAGGATACCGGACGCCTGCGTGGCCAGGTTCCGGTCCACGTCGCGCAGGAGCAGACTGGACATGGTGGTGTAGAGGAGGAGCCCGAGCAGGAGCAGGGTGAAGGCCAGGACCCCGCTGTACCAGAGTGTCAGGCGCAGCCGGACCGACATCCGCCCTCACCCGTCCTCGCCACGGGGACCGGCTCAGTCGCGCAGCACATACCCGGCACCGCGAACCGTATGAATCAGCCGCGGCTCGCCCTCCTGCTCCAGCTTCTGCCGCAGATAGCCCACGTAGACCTCCAGCACGTTGGACGAGCCGCCGAAGTCATAGCCCCAGACGTTCTCCAGGATGCTCTCGCGGCTGAGCACCTGCCGCGGATGGCGCATGAAGTAGGTGAGCAGCTCGAACTCGGTGGCGGTCAGCTGGATGGCTCTGCCGCCCCGCGTCACCTCGCGCGCCGCCAGGTCGACCGTCAGGTCGGCGAAGCGGAGCACCCGCTCGCTCCCTCCCTGGCGCCGCCGCAGCAGCGCGCGTATACGGGCACTCAGCTCGTCGAAGGCGAAGGGCTTGACCAGGTAGTCGTCCGCCCCTGCGTCCAGACCCAGCACCCGGTCGGAGACCTCGTCGCGCGCGGTCAGCATGAGGATGGGCACCGACTCGCCCGCCGAGCGCAGTCGCCGGCAGACCTCGATCCCGTCCACCCCCGGCATCATCACGTCCAGCACCACCAGGTCCGGCACCTCGTCCCGGATCTGGCGCAGGGCCTCCTCGCCGCTGGTGGCGATGGAGACCTCGTACCCCTCCAGGGTCAGGTTCCGCCGCAACATGGACGTGATCTTGGGGTCGTCGTCGACGACGAGGAGTCGCTCTTTCACCCCGGCGCCTCCCCCGGCCGCTTCCACCATGTCGGTCTCACCGGTCATGGTAGCATCGCCGGGTCGCGAGGAGCCGGAAAGCCTTTCCGCCCTCCACTCCACTCTGGGAACCTAGAGCGCGGGCTGCGGGCGGGGCCGGAAACGCAGCGCCGAGAGCTTGAGCGGCCGCTTCTCTCCCTCGGCGTCCAGGAGAAAGACGTCCAGCTTGCCCCCGCGCCAGTTGAACTCCGCGCAGCAGTCCCAGCAGTAGTAGTGGCGAGGCCCCACCTTGCCCACCTCGCGGCTGCCGCAGTGAGGGCAGG contains:
- a CDS encoding response regulator transcription factor, which gives rise to MKERLLVVDDDPKITSMLRRNLTLEGYEVSIATSGEEALRQIRDEVPDLVVLDVMMPGVDGIEVCRRLRSAGESVPILMLTARDEVSDRVLGLDAGADDYLVKPFAFDELSARIRALLRRRQGGSERVLRFADLTVDLAAREVTRGGRAIQLTATEFELLTYFMRHPRQVLSRESILENVWGYDFGGSSNVLEVYVGYLRQKLEQEGEPRLIHTVRGAGYVLRD
- a CDS encoding HAMP domain-containing histidine kinase, giving the protein MSVRLRLTLWYSGVLAFTLLLLGLLLYTTMSSLLLRDVDRNLATQASGILRSTQIQILEPFHQMVVQIPPLNTFATAGLMVQVYDLNGEVRARSANLGGQTLPFQPLDGGQEPPQRPVFATYGDGRGALRTYQVPIVLGDGKVVGVLEVAQPLLGLAETLERLRFLLVAGSLLTVLAAGAVGWLLASLALSPIDRITQAARAIGRSRDFSRRVAYEGPQDEIGTLVGTFNQMLEGLQSAHDALRQSYEAQRRFLADVSHELRTPLTVVRGNVEYLRRAGGLTGDEEAALQDIGDESERMSRLVSDLLLLARADAGQHLRLEPAEPVTILRSALRQARVFRPGVQIVGEGLESLEGVRIRCQPDYFKELFMILLDNAVRHSPPGGTVRLEARREEEWLELAVRDQGPGIPPEEQERIFERFYRGRAENGRARDGTGLGLSIARWIVQEHGGTIRVESREGQGARFVVRVPLLAPADGARDRLAAPPAVPSA